GAGCCGAGGCGCCCGGTGATGTCGCCGATGCGGGATCGCTCCTCGTCGACAGCCATGGCGCGGAGGAACTCCTGATCCTTGGCGGAGAGGTCGTTGAAGACCTTCGACAGCACGCGGTCCATCACCGCCTGCAGCCCCCGGTCGCGGGCTGCCTCGGCGGCAGACAGGTCGATCCGGGGCTGGTTCGGCCGGTGTCGCCACGCGTAGTCGCCCAGCAGCTGGACGAGGTAGGGGTAGCCCTGGGCCGCGGCGATCAGCATCTCCAGGGCTTCTTCGGTGAACTCCCGGCCGCCGAGGCGTGCCGTCTCCGCGAGGACGTGGCGGGTCTCCTTCGGGGAAAGTCGGTGGAAGTCGGCGGTCCGGGAGCGGCGGAGAAAGGTCGTGTGCTCCTGCCGTACGAGTTCGTCGAGGTCGACCTTGATGCCGGCGAATGCCACGACGATGTCTGCTCCGCGGCTGATGGCATGGGAGATCTCCCGTGCGACGGCGCTGACCTCTCGCAGGCGCGTCTTGCCCGAGGAGACCTCGTCGATCGTGATGAGGATTCCGCGCACCCCGGCATGTTGGGCAACGGTCACCAGATCATTGCGCATGAGTGGACGAGAGGGACGCTCTGTGACCTCCCACGCGGCGGAGAAGTGCCAGAGCCCCAGTTCCTTGAGCTCACGTTTGGTCTGCCGGGGTAGGGAATTCACGACGTCTGGCAACGTGCTCTCCACCAGCCGGCGTTGGAGGCCCGCGCTGGCATCCTCGCTGATCACGAGCCAACCAGCATCTCGGGCGAGGTCTTCGATCCGCTGCAGCATGGAGGTCTTTCCGGCGCCCCTCAGCCCGGACAGGAG
This Micrococcus flavus DNA region includes the following protein-coding sequences:
- a CDS encoding ATP-binding protein, whose translation is MRDPVPCPDQPNSPFTPGYGRRPLVFGGHEDLLRDMGRVFQDHDFGENQSVLLSGLRGAGKTSMLQRIEDLARDAGWLVISEDASAGLQRRLVESTLPDVVNSLPRQTKRELKELGLWHFSAAWEVTERPSRPLMRNDLVTVAQHAGVRGILITIDEVSSGKTRLREVSAVAREISHAISRGADIVVAFAGIKVDLDELVRQEHTTFLRRSRTADFHRLSPKETRHVLAETARLGGREFTEEALEMLIAAAQGYPYLVQLLGDYAWRHRPNQPRIDLSAAEAARDRGLQAVMDRVLSKVFNDLSAKDQEFLRAMAVDEERSRIGDITGRLGSYSQYVNQYRNRLIDSGYVQPDGHGYLRFALPYLGAYIRSLTDRGPASAPDDDWSAYPPPLT